The DNA window TACCTTCTTCATACTCATCGGATTCTACTTGCATGATCGCCTGATGATATTCTGGATTAAATGCTTCTCCCACCGAATTCATCGGTGTCAAGCCTTCTGCGCTCATGACGTCCATAAATTGGCGGAAAATCATTTCTACCCCTTTGGCATAAGCAGAGCCGTTTGTACTCTCATCACCTGTGGTAAGAGCACGCTCAAAATTATCAATGACTGGAATAAGCTGAGTTATCAATACGGAAGATGCATATTTTGCAAGTTCTTCTTTTTCCTTCACAGTACGACGACGGAAGTTATCATAATCAGCCTGAACGCGGAGCAGACGTTGTTGGTGCTCCTCAGCTTCTAGTCGAAGCTTCTCAATCTCACCGGTTACATCCTCAACATTTGCTGCTTCTGCTTCATTCTGTAGCTCTTCTTCAGTATGTTCTTGTTGCAAGTTATCACTCAAGTTGTTTTCTTCCTCTACATTAGAATTCACTTCGTCTTGAATTGGTTGTTGTTTATTCAAGATGTTCACCTCCTTAACATGACATAATCTAGGCAATTCATCTCAGTCAATGTAGTCGCGACAAGAGCCTTGTTAAATCCTTGGATAAAATATCCAGCATCATCATTACCCTTGCGTACTCCATCCTTGTCGGTCCCAAGATTCCTATCGTTCCCACCGCTTGACCATCAATATTGTAAGTAGCCGTAATAAGGCTGCAGCTAGCAAAGGCCTCATGATCATTCTCCGTACCAATCCGTACCTGAATACCCGATCCGGTTGAAGCCGAAGTCATCATCTTAAGCAGTTTTGGAGTTTCCTCAAGCAAATCCAAAATACTTTTCACTTTGTCAACATCTCTAAACTCAGGTTGCGTTAACATGTTTGTTGTCCCGCTGAGAAACAGTCGTTGACTTTCTGTTCCATCACTGTCGAGCGCATCGTCTAGCATATTCATCAAATCTTCGAAATGATCAATATGTCTTTGCATTTCTTGCCCAATTTCGTTGTATAATGCAGATTTCAACTTATATATTGGTACCCCGGTTAGCTTGCGGTTAAGCAGATTAACGACCTTCTCCATTTCCGAAACCGAAACACCGGCTGGAATGGAGACCGTTTTGTTCTCCACCTGGCCCGTATTCGTCACGACGATCGCCACAGCCGTATTCTCATTCAAAGGTAGCAATTCGAAGTGGCGTAACGATGTATGAAAAACTTCCGGACCCAGCAAGATGGAAGTGTAATTGGTCATTTGGGACAATATCGTACCTGCGTGCTGAACTACCTCTTCAATCGCATTCAACTTCTCGGCAAAAGACGTCTTTAAGATAACGAGTTCCTCGGAAGACAACAGATTGAATGGAGACATGTGATCCACATAGTATCGGTATCCTTTGTGGGAAGGTATGCGGCCTGCAGAAGTGTGAGGTTGTTCCAGAAACCCCAGTTCCGCGAGGTCTGCCATTTCATTACGAATCGTTGCCGGACTATATCCGACGTCCCCACGTTTGGAAATACTTCGAGATCCCACTGGTTCCGCTGAACGAATATAATCATCTACAATAGCTGTTAAAATAATTCTTTGGCGTTCTGTCAACATCATGATCCCTCCTTAAGGCCTTAAGCCGATCATTTA is part of the Paenibacillus segetis genome and encodes:
- the grpE gene encoding nucleotide exchange factor GrpE, with amino-acid sequence MNKQQPIQDEVNSNVEEENNLSDNLQQEHTEEELQNEAEAANVEDVTGEIEKLRLEAEEHQQRLLRVQADYDNFRRRTVKEKEELAKYASSVLITQLIPVIDNFERALTTGDESTNGSAYAKGVEMIFRQFMDVMSAEGLTPMNSVGEAFNPEYHQAIMQVESDEYEEGIVVEEIQKGYLLKDKVLRPAMVKVSQ
- the hrcA gene encoding heat-inducible transcriptional repressor HrcA, which encodes MLTERQRIILTAIVDDYIRSAEPVGSRSISKRGDVGYSPATIRNEMADLAELGFLEQPHTSAGRIPSHKGYRYYVDHMSPFNLLSSEELVILKTSFAEKLNAIEEVVQHAGTILSQMTNYTSILLGPEVFHTSLRHFELLPLNENTAVAIVVTNTGQVENKTVSIPAGVSVSEMEKVVNLLNRKLTGVPIYKLKSALYNEIGQEMQRHIDHFEDLMNMLDDALDSDGTESQRLFLSGTTNMLTQPEFRDVDKVKSILDLLEETPKLLKMMTSASTGSGIQVRIGTENDHEAFASCSLITATYNIDGQAVGTIGILGPTRMEYARVMMMLDILSKDLTRLLSRLH